The Erinaceus europaeus chromosome 4, mEriEur2.1, whole genome shotgun sequence genomic sequence CTCCAACTTTAGCTCTGAGAGGTAATAGGGCAGGGAGCATACACTTCTGGGTGCTCACCCTTCCTGGCAGGGTAGTGATGAGTGATAGTCCTGGAAGAACTCTTAATTTTCAGACTGCATGGATACACATCAAATACATCCTACAATTCAGGGATATGGTGAAAGAGTAGATTATGgttcagggaggtgactcagcaggtagagctcaggacttgcataTGTAGAGCCCTGGGCTTCATCTCTAGTAGCACATGGGACCAGAGCAGTTCTCTTTTCTCccataaaataagtaagtacatCTTTAAAAGGAAGGACATACAGGGAAAGGTGATAgcacaccacttttttttttttgcctccagggttattactggggctcagtgcctgcactatgaatagctcctggaggctgttccccacccaccccatatttttgttgccctgttgctcttgttactgttattgctattgtgggataggacagagaaatcaagagaggaggagagaaagacagacacctgcagacctgcttcactgcttgtgaagcgaccctgctgcaggtggggagccgggggcttgaagcagaatccttgtgccagcccttgcgctttgcaccatgtgcatttaacctacaGCACTATTGCCCAGCCTCCTCAGTGTTTTTATCTTTGAACTGAGAATGGTAATATTTCCTCCATGGAGCTCTTACAATTGTTGAAAACAATGAATGCAAATCACTTAGAAATGCGTCCAGCATCTgtatgatattattattattgtgatattattattattatacctgGTATTTCACAGGGGAACTTGTAATCACAGATGAGttttggcatttatttattcattcatgtattctctttttgccaccagggttattgctgggatagGTGCCTACATGACTACAcctttcccagtttttttttttcccctaagaaaaagagacagacagaaagagagagatagagggagaaacaccagcaTCATTAttctatcacttgtgaaacttctttcctgtaggtgggggccaggggtttgaacctggatctttttttttttttttttgcctctagggttattactggggctcagtgctagcactacgaattcacttctcctggcagccattttttaccttttattggctaggacagagagaaattgagaggggagggtaagatagggagggagagaaagagaaacgtctgcagacctgctttactgcttctgaagcaaaccccctacagtggggagtgggggctcaaactgggatccttgtgcagatccttgctttgtactgtgtgtgcttaacctggtacaccacaacctggccccctgaGCTTGgatctttttgttttcattgtggttattgttgttattgatgtcattgttgtcggataggacagagaaattgagagaggaggggaagacggggggagagaaagatagacacccgtagacctgcttcactgcttgtgaagcaacccccctgcagatggggagctgggggctcgaaccaggatccttaagctaatccttgcacttggcgccatgtgcgcttaacctgctgcgctaccgcctgacccccccctgaacctggatctttgtacatggtaatgtgcattaTACTGAGTGCAGCAACACCTGGTCCCACTTACTGACTTCATAAATATGTACTCGGTACTTGTTGTGCACTGGCCACTGTGGTTTCAGAGCTGACTCAGGAATAATCCATGCCTCTCTTGGTCTGAAAGACTGTCTTGACAATAGTGAACTTAATTACCTTAGTTTCCTGGGGGCTGTATAGGAGCTATCTGTTCTTGAGTCTTGAGGTCTCTATTTACTACAGGACCCAGTGCACCCAGACACTTAGCTTGTGGCTCTGTTCTCATGCTGACTTCTCTACCACCTGTTCCCAGTAGAGGGGAGTACATTTTAGCCAGCTCTATTTCAATTTGTTCAGTTTGTGTTCAACACAGTGCTGTTCTAGGAGATACCAGGAAATATATAGTTCTTGATTTCAAGGAGTTTAATTAACCCTAAGTAGGAGATAGACCATTAGATAACCCTGACAAAATCAGACATAGTTATGTATAACAGGACactttttttgtagatttttaaaaaaatatttattcccttttgttgcctttgttttttttattgttgtagttattattgttgttgttattgatgttgttgttgttggataggacagacataaatggagagaggaggggaacacagagggggagagaaagatagacacctgcagacctgcttcaccacttgtgaagcgattaccctgcaggtggggagcctggagcttgaactgggatccttgagcctgtccttgcgctttgtgccacctgtgcttaacctgctgcgctactgcccgactctccccccttttttttaattatgagagaaagatacagagaccagagcactgcttagctcttgcttatggtagcgctagggattgagcctgggacttcagagccttaggcatgaaagtctttagcataaccattatgctgtctccccagcctttaaaaaaaatagttattttattttaatgagagaaagatacacagaagatttattaatgagcaagaaggggagagaaccagagcatcactctagtggtgctgaggattaaactagggacttcatgcttgcGAATATGCTCTGcctactgcacaacctcccaggctgctctggTAACATCTGAAAGTGTTTGTTCTGGACTAATTTCTTGGACGTGGCATTAGAGATGACTGAAGGTTTTGGAAGTCAAAGTTGAAGAAGTCTAGATAGAAGGATCAAGTGAACAAATACTTTCTGAGGACAAAAAGTACCATGCTTTTTGAAGGGAAGGTTCTCTGCCCAGCTGGAATATGGACTTTTAGCTAAATAAGCCTGAAAAAAAGTTGGGAGGAGGAACTTGGGCTGTTTTCTCTGTCGTGGAAAGGTGGTGGGAATTTTCAGCAAGTATATGTGCACTTCAGGAGGAAGAGACAGTCACGAGTACCCGAAATAGAACAGTGgcggaggcagagaggagggagcAGACTTCAGAAACAAACTGAATAAAAGAAGAGTGGCTTTAGCCAGGAGTTGCTCGATTGGGGTAGGAGGGTAGCACCCCGGATGCTGGATGAGGGGACGCGGACCCCAGAGCGGCAGCACCAGCTGTTTCGTGACTTCCCTGCTGCCCTGGCTGCATCAGGCAGGGCTGACTGCCTgagctcctttcttccttctcttcaccTCCACTCAGGATGTGCCCGATATTCCAGATCTCCAATGTTACAGGCGAGAACCTAGATTTGCTGAAGATGTTCCTCAACCTCCTCTCCCCCCGCACCAGCTACCGGGAGGAAGAGCCTGCCGAGTTTCAGATTGACGACACCTACTCTGTCCCTGTGAGTGATTTCTGGGAGGCTGGGTGGCTACTTCCCACAAGGGTGTCAGAGTGAGTCTGTGGTGGGGAAGGCCTGAGCGCACTTTGACTCGCTAAACCAGGTTCTTCTTCACAGGGTGTAGGGACAGTAGTGTCAGGAACAACGTTGAGGGGCTTGATCAAGTTGAATGACACACTGCTGCTGGGCCCAGACCCCCTGGGTAACTTCCTGTCCATTGCTGTCAAATCAATCCATCGCAAGCGCATGCCTGTCAAGGAGGTGCGGGGAGGCCAGACAGCCTCCTTCGCACTGAAGAAGGTGAGTGTCAGTAATACCAAAAATTCCTCTTGGGCTCTGATGGGCTAGGTTCTGGGCCATCTCTAGTTCTCATGCCTGTTCTGCAAGGCTGGGACCACCCATCTCACTTTACAGATGAGGCTCGGAACCCTGGTAACTTGCCTAGAAGCACATGGCTAGAGGTGCTACAGCCGGGATTCAAACCCAAGCTAGCCCGCCTCCTATGCTCTCTTCCTTCCCATAGTGTTTGAGTGATGAGGTCAGTTAGATGCCTCCTGCCGTGCAGAATGCAGAAGGTCCTTCTTCATAGGACTGTTAGCGTTTATGACAAATCATTTTCCTAGTCAGtcttctctctccccaggctTGGGGTGAGTGCTAACTCTGGAGTCATTAACCTTCCCTGCTAGCCATATTAACCAGCAAAACAGAACAactttcttccttcttgattGTAGCACTAAAGTCTGCCTTGTGCTGTCTGCCGTAGAAGGCATGTGAGCATTGGGGCTAGACCAAGTTGGGGTGGTCCCATTCCTAGAAGTTCCTTGGGCCAAGGTGAAACTACAGGCATCAGTGTCCCTGAGTTCTttggttttgtctttctttcagaTAAAGCGCTCATCCATCCGGAAGGGCATGGTGATGGTTTCTCCACGCTTGAATCCCCAAGCATCTTGGGAGTTTGAGGCTGAGATTCTCGTCCTGCATCACCCCACCACAATTAGCCCACGCTACCAGGCCATGGGTAGGTGTGTAAGTGCTGCCAGTCCAGGAGGCTCCCTGCTTTGGTTTCCCTCACAAGGTAATCCAGTTACCCTTCCCTAGACTTTGAGCTGTAGCCAGGAGTCAGGTCTCCTTCATGTATAATGATGCCCTTCCTTCTGACACATCCGTGGTGTTTATTCAGTCTGAAAATATTGCCTTACTCAGACACCCACACTTGGGTGTCTTCAGGGACTTCATTCCTTCAGGAAACATCTGCTGGAGGCGTCCGTGTACCTGCTGGCACTGTCAAGGTACTAGGGCCTGGCCCTCAAGGAACTCATAGTCCAGAGAAGGCACACATGCAGTCAGTTCCCTGCAGTCAGGAATTAGGACTGGTGACGGGTGGAGTCCAGGTGGAGGGAAAGGTAGACAAGTGGGAGACAAGATCAGATCCAGagaaggtgtctggctttcttGGGCATGCTCAGCCTTCCTGAGGCCTGCTGCAGCCAGCACATTTTGTGCTTCCACAcatcacctccccttccctctagactaCGGGGTAGCTCAAGCCTATTCTGACTCCTGCCTCCCTTGGCAGTGCACTGTGGGAGCATCAGGCAGACAGCCACCATTCTGAGCATGGACAAGGACTGTCTGCGCACTGGGGACAAGGCCACCGTGCACTTCCGCTTTATTAAGACCCCTGAGTACCTGCACATAGATCAGCGACTGGTGTTTCGGGAAGGTCGCACCAAAGCTGTCGGCACCATCACCAAGGTATGACCAGTCAGACCTCCTTCCTGCCCACAGGAAATACCAAGGGCCAGTCTAGTTGTAGACTTGAACATAGTAGGCTCTTCTTAAGAAGACCTTTGTAATTTCTGCCAACCAGGGCCAGGGGCATCTGTCCCTGGGCTATAGCAGCACTGAGGTGTGACCCTATGCCATTGTCTCTATCCCCCACAATCCCCAGAGGTGCCCTTGGGCCTCCTGTCTTCCTGGGCTTTGGTGGTGATTGTAGAGGAGAGGGGCTAAAGTGTGGTGTTGTTTCATAGGAAACAGTTGTGGCAGTGTCTGAACCTAGCTGGGCTCACCTTTAGGATGCTGGGCACAGGCTCCTGTGGCCTGTCCACAGCTGTACCCTCATAACTGTAGGTCCACATGGAGTGAGTGCTGGGCAGCAGTGGTGGTCAGTCCCCTGAGACTTGGGCTATTTGTGCAGCCTTCACACATGGCTTTGGGTAGAAACCCTTGACAGTGGTTTGACTCTGCTCCATGCAGATGGCTGAGTGGGTGGATTGAGGTGGGTGAGATGGCAAGTCCGCCCTGAGAGCCCTAGGACACTGAGTGAGGAGAAGGACATCTGCCCCTCTCATGGCCCACTAGCTACTCACAGCACCAGCCAGGCCCGAGTTGAGAGGCCCCTGGATGAGGTGGAGAGCAGTAAGCTGAGCTGATGTCACTGCTGTAGCTCCAGCCTCATCCTCGCCCCCTTGGCTCCTGCAGCTCCTCCAGACCACTAACAACTCCCCGATGAACTCCAAGCCCCAGCAGATTAAAATGCAGTCAACAAAAAAGGGCCCGTTGACTAAACGAGACGAGGGAGGCCCTTCCGGAGGGCCGGCACTAGGGGCACCCACACCCGGAGATGAAGCTTGCTCTCTAGGAGCTGCACAGCCCCCGGCATCCAGCGGTCTGCCGCCTCAGGTGAGCACGCTTCCTGGCCAGTCGCAGGCCCCaccctctggggaggtggtggtgggacgGTTCAGGGGAGAGCCTGCATTTGGCCCCAGTTCCCAGATAGCTGTttccatggctcctggcacatACGTGCTGTGTGAGCTGCttgcctgtttttctttttccccccataCCTGTGCAGTTCCATCACCACAGGTGGACTCTCAAATTTCAGATatagacaggaagggggagaggggcacACGAGAGACACCATAGGACTGCTCTACTTTCACGAAGCTTCTGGTGCTGTCCATAACACATCCGTGTAATgcggggggcttaaacctgaatctTCTTGTGTGGTAAAGGTTgtttgctctactgggtgaactgttTCCTGGACCTGTCTTAAGgcaatatttttcatattttgaagtgagccattatttattattattattatatttattattgatttatttttaccagagcactgtttagctttggcttataggcattcttgggattgaatttggcaccttagagcctcaggcattaaagtctttttgcatagttgttatgctgtctccccaactgtATGGATCCTACTTACTTGGTCCTGAATAATATTTGGATTTaatgaaatagaatagaaaaatgtTAGTTTTCTTTTCATGGTGAGGGTAATGAGCATGTATTGTGCTATAgtccaaaagttttttttttttcaaaagttttaaatgaaatatactattttattttattttattttatttaggatagagacataaaaatgtagagggaagggatgatgggagggagagagaggctgagacaggcctgcagcactgcttcagcactcatgaagctttcttcctgcagatggggagcaggggcttgaacccggctgggtccttgcacatagtagtgtgtgtgctcagctgtttgtaacaccacccagccctgaaagaTAATATATTAGAAGCTTctcctgtgtcctgtgtcctctCTCCTGACATATAAGATGACCTTGAGCTCACACATTGAGCTCACCTTGAGGGACACATTGCCTTGAGCCCTGTGTCATTGTAGCTGTCGGCATCTAGAGTTCTGTCCCTCAGCAATATCACCTGGTGCCTTCTTATTCCAGTCTCTTTCTTTGAGCCCTTTTTGGAGAAGGAAACTTCTGCTTgacctgccctgtgtgtgtgtgtgtgtgtgtgtgtgtgtgtgtgtgtgtgtgtgtgtaagagaccagaacatttctctgttttgtggtgttttttgttgctgttgtctttttttttttgcccttgtctttttgttgtagttattattgttgtcgtcgttgttagataggacagagagaaatggagagaggaagggaagacagagggggagagaaagatagacacctgcagacttgcttcaccgcctgtgaagcgactcccctgcaggtggggagccagggctcgaactgggatccttgtgctggtccttgcactttgtgccacgtgcgcttaacccactgtgctacagcccgactccctcgagcctggattcttatgctggctggtccttgtgctttgcaccacatgtgcttaacctgctacgctaccgcccgactccttcttgtttgttttatgtaatgctggagattgaatccatagcctcaggcatgcaaggcatgcactctaccactaaACTACTTCCCTGGCCCTGGGTCTGGCCTTTCTGCTCTGTCCCATatcaagcttttcttttttttttttttaatttttttttattatctttatttattggatagagacagccagaaatcgagagggtaggggagacaagagggagagagaaagagagatacctgctgcactgcttcaccacttgcaaagctttccctctgcaggtggggaccgggggctcgaacctgggtccttgagcactgtaacatgtgcactcaacttggtgcgccaccacctggtccttaagcttttcttctgatttgtttattccctttctcTTTCGACTTGTCCACAGTAGATGCTGGTTCCCATTCTGCTTGGGCTCCTCTGAGCAGCTCTTTCTCACCTTAATTACATGGGACCCAGCACTCATGAAGAAGGCAGAGTAGGGGCCAACTCCGGCTTACGCAGGGAAGTGTTGTGCTCTGTGTCACCGAGTAGGCTAGGATTGTACTGTCTGCTCACTTCTCTCTTGTCCCTTTTTCCTGTTGGCTCCATGCCTCTGCTGTCCTGGCTCCAATGGGCCACTGTTTTCTCaagctccttttttctttcagtcCAAGCCCAGCAGTGGGGGCCGGCGAAGAGGGGGCCAGCGTCACAAGGTGAAGTCTCAAGGTGCCTGTGTGACTCCTGCCAGCAGCTGCTAAATCTCCTTCCTGCCTACCCCCACCACCCAAGGAATCCTCGTACTTTGACCACCGCTCCACCAGATGAGCCAGCACAGCTCTGAGTACCTGCCCTCACCCAGGCTACAGCCGGAGTCTCATCATGCCCCTCCCACACCCCTGTTTTTCAGGGGATTGTAATTTATAAGCTGAGGAAGGTGGCCggacttctcaaggactgaccgtctcctaccctcttccctctttccttgtctctcacatttttgtatatctgggcccgtagtttttattctttttactctctctctctctctctctctctctctctctctcgtgtgtgtgtgtgtgtgtgtgtgtgtgtgtgtgtgtgtgtgtgtggcgcagTGCAGGTGTGCAGCAGGTGAGGGCCTTTGCAGTCTGTCTCCTTGTCTCCTCTGGCTGGAAACCAGCCTCCAGGGGCTGGCCACCTGCCTGTCTGTGTTTTGGAGAACCTCTT encodes the following:
- the GTPBP1 gene encoding GTP-binding protein 1 isoform X3 encodes the protein MEASYATVKSMAEQIEADVILLRERQEAGGRVRDYLVRKRVGDNDFLEVRVAVVGNVDAGKSTLLGVLTHGELDNGRGFARQKLFRHKHEIESGRTSSVGNDILGFDSEGNVVNKPDSHGGSLEWTKICEKSTKVITFIDLAGHEKYLKTTVFGMTGHLPDFCMLMVGSNAGIVGMTKEHLGLALALNVPVFVVVTKIDMCPANILQETLKLLQRLLKSPGCRKIPVLVQSKDDVIVTASNFSSERMCPIFQISNVTGENLDLLKMFLNLLSPRTSYREEEPAEFQIDDTYSVPGVGTVVSGTTLRGLIKLNDTLLLGPDPLGNFLSIAVKSIHRKRMPVKEVRGGQTASFALKKIKRSSIRKGMVMVSPRLNPQASWEFEAEILVLHHPTTISPRYQAMVHCGSIRQTATILSMDKDCLRTGDKATVHFRFIKTPEYLHIDQRLVFREGRTKAVGTITKLLQTTNNSPMNSKPQQIKMQSTKKGPLTKRDEGGPSGGPALGAPTPGDEACSLGAAQPPASSGLPPQSKPSSGGRRRGGQRHKVKSQGACVTPASSC
- the GTPBP1 gene encoding GTP-binding protein 1 isoform X2, giving the protein MWERMDEGCGETIYVIGQGSDGTEYGLSEADMEASYATVKSMAEQIEADVILLRERQEAGGRVRDYLVRKRVGDNDFLEVRVAVVGNVDAGKSTLLGVLTHGELDNGRGFARQKLFRHKHEIESGRTSSVGNDILGFDSEGNVVNKPDSHGGSLEWTKICEKSTKVITFIDLAGHEKYLKTTVFGMTGHLPDFCMLMVGSNAGIVGMTKEHLGLALALNVPVFVVVTKIDMCPANILQETLKLLQRLLKSPGCRKIPVLVQSKDDVIVTASNFSSERMCPIFQISNVTGENLDLLKMFLNLLSPRTSYREEEPAEFQIDDTYSVPGVGTVVSGTTLRGLIKLNDTLLLGPDPLGNFLSIAVKSIHRKRMPVKEVRGGQTASFALKKIKRSSIRKGMVMVSPRLNPQASWEFEAEILVLHHPTTISPRYQAMVHCGSIRQTATILSMDKDCLRTGDKATVHFRFIKTPEYLHIDQRLVFREGRTKAVGTITKLLQTTNNSPMNSKPQQIKMQSTKKGPLTKRDEGGPSGGPALGAPTPGDEACSLGAAQPPASSGLPPQSKPSSGGRRRGGQRHKVKSQGACVTPASSC